CCACCGCCGATGGGTTGTGCCGGCCAACGCAGAGGATGGCGCGGGGGCTTTTTCGAACTGTATGTCTTTGTTGGTATGGCCTAGTATTACTTAGTTGGTATGGCCTAGTATTACTTAGGCAGATATGCCTTGTCCAAGCCCGACAAAAGAGTAGCTTTGATTCATCCCCTCACGTTATGCTATGCTGCCTGATATGCGAAAATTTACCGCTTTGGCCCTGGGTGCCACCTTATTGTTTTTCTCTACTTCCTCCACGGCCCCGCGCGACGAGTGGGAGCCGCTACTGGATAAGAAGCTGAGCAAGTGGGAAACCTTCCAAAGCTACCGGCACCAGCTAGGCTACAAAGGAAAAGTGCCCACCGACGCCCAAGGAAAGGAAATTGCGCCCATCGGCTACGGCAAAAACGAAGCGAATGTATTCTCCGTTGTGATGGAGAAAGGCGAGCCGGTGCTGCGCATCAGCGGCGAGATATACGGCTGCGTATTCACCAAGCAAGACTTCACTAATTACGCCCTCAAGCTGAAAGTGAAGTGGGGCGAGAAGAAGTGGGTGCCGCGCCTCAACGAGCCCCGCGACAGTGGCATTCTCTACAACAGCCAAGGCGAGTGCGGAGTAGACTACTGGCATAGCTGGATGCTGAGCCAGGAATTTCAAGTGTCGGAGTACGAGAAAGGCAACGCCATGGGCGACTTCTGGTGCATTGCCAACTCCACGGCCGACATTACCGCCACGCCAAACGAAACCAAAGACGGGCTAAAATACGACCCCACCGCGGCGCCCGTCACATTTGGCCGGGGCGGCCCCGGCTTTTGCCAGGCTTCAACCAATAACGGCGTGCCTAATGGGCAGTGGGATGAGTTGGAACTGATTCATGTAAATGGCAAAAGCGTCCACATTGTGAATGGCAAAGTGGTGCTGGCCGTGAACAACTCTGGCTACGTGGAAAACGGCCAGCGCCGGCCCCTCACGCACGGCAAAATTCAGCTGCAAAGCGAAGCGGCAGAGGTGTACTACAAAGGCATTATGATCAAGCCCCTGAACGCGATGCCCGCGGAGTACGCCCAGTATTTCAGCGACCAGCCAACCAAGTAACCCCAAATTTGCCCCCCAGAAAGCCTATAACTCCCGAACCCAAATGTTGCGGAAGCTGAGCGGCTCACTCGGGTCGCCGTGGGATTGCAGCTTAATAGGCGAGGGACCGTGCTTCTGGTAGCTGGGCTTGCCGATATACACGGTGGGGCCAGCCAAAGTGACATTGTTCTGCACCACTACGCCGTTAAAAAGTACCGTCACGCGGGCAGGCGACTGTACCGAACCATCAGCCTTAAAGGTGGGTGCCGTCCACAGCACGTCATACGACTGCCACTCGCCGGGTTTGCGGGTGGGGTTAGCCAACGGGATCAGCTGCTTATAGATGCTGCCAGCCATACCGTTCACGTAGGTTTTGTTCTGGTAAGAGTCCAGGATCTGTAGCTCGTAGCCTAGGTCGCCTTTGCCCAGTGAGGCTAGAAATAGGCCGCTGTTGCCACGTACTTGCCCCGTGCCCGCAATGGTGGCCGGCACGCGCCACTCCAAGTGCAGCTGGTAGTTGGTGAAGGTGCGCTTGGTTTCGATGTTGCCCGTCTTCTTGTCCACGGTAAAAATGCCCCCCGCGACTTTCCATTTGGCGGGCGCATTACGGTCATCAGCCGATACCCATTGGGTTAAGTCTTTGCCATCAAAAAGCACAATCGCATCGGAGGGCGGAGGCGTAAATTGCGGATTGGCAGACACCACTTTGGGCACTGGCTCCCACACTTCCGTGTCCTCTGGTTTTCCCGTTTGCTGCGCCTGAGCCATCAAAGAAGAGCTAAATAGTAGAACGGAAGCGAGGACAGCAAGGCGCATAAAATG
The window above is part of the Hymenobacter radiodurans genome. Proteins encoded here:
- a CDS encoding 3-keto-disaccharide hydrolase, translating into MRKFTALALGATLLFFSTSSTAPRDEWEPLLDKKLSKWETFQSYRHQLGYKGKVPTDAQGKEIAPIGYGKNEANVFSVVMEKGEPVLRISGEIYGCVFTKQDFTNYALKLKVKWGEKKWVPRLNEPRDSGILYNSQGECGVDYWHSWMLSQEFQVSEYEKGNAMGDFWCIANSTADITATPNETKDGLKYDPTAAPVTFGRGGPGFCQASTNNGVPNGQWDELELIHVNGKSVHIVNGKVVLAVNNSGYVENGQRRPLTHGKIQLQSEAAEVYYKGIMIKPLNAMPAEYAQYFSDQPTK
- a CDS encoding 3-keto-disaccharide hydrolase; translated protein: MRLAVLASVLLFSSSLMAQAQQTGKPEDTEVWEPVPKVVSANPQFTPPPSDAIVLFDGKDLTQWVSADDRNAPAKWKVAGGIFTVDKKTGNIETKRTFTNYQLHLEWRVPATIAGTGQVRGNSGLFLASLGKGDLGYELQILDSYQNKTYVNGMAGSIYKQLIPLANPTRKPGEWQSYDVLWTAPTFKADGSVQSPARVTVLFNGVVVQNNVTLAGPTVYIGKPSYQKHGPSPIKLQSHGDPSEPLSFRNIWVREL